A window of the Cynocephalus volans isolate mCynVol1 chromosome 10, mCynVol1.pri, whole genome shotgun sequence genome harbors these coding sequences:
- the OCEL1 gene encoding occludin/ELL domain-containing protein 1 translates to MGRHCGDTRRDAHVDPQQHRSTSPVGCSLQLTHNWDSGASAAADPGLEPRTLGQAARRPSPPRAGHDTSRRARPPAQGPPSGASPSPMHTRKPPKTRCSRGNPQTRPPGPGSPRPVAGGLKTGAPRPLCQPLLGAHKARPKKIVFEDELPSQALVGAKKPTGAVPRGHMPRPPPVPDYELKYPPVSSERERSRYAAVFQDQYGEFLELQQEVGSAQAKLQQLEALLSSLPRPQSQKEAKVAARVWREFEKKRTDPGFLDKQVRCHYLKGKLRHLKNQIQKFDDQRDSEGSVYF, encoded by the exons ATGGGTAGGCACTGTGGGGACACTCGTAGAGATGCCCACGTGGACCCCCAACAACACAG ATCGACCTCTCCAGTCGGGTGCAGCTTGCAGTTAACACACAACTGGGACTCAGGTGCCTCTGCGGCAGCAGACCCAGGCTTGGAGCCCCGGACGCTGGGACAG GCCGCCCGCAGGCCATCCCCGCCACGCGCGGGCCACGACACCTCCCGCAGGGCCCGCCCACCGGCCCAGGGACCACCAAGTGGCGCCTCCCCGAGTCCGATGCACACCCGGAAGCCTCCCAAGACTCGCTGCTCCCGGGGAAACCCGCAGACCCGCCCTCCTGGCCCTGGGTCCCCG CGACCAGTGGCAGGAGGTCTCAAAACCGGCGCCCCCCGCCCTCTGTGCCAGCCCCTGCTGGGAGCCCACAAGGCAAGGCCCAAGAAGATTGTATTTGAGGATGAGCTGCCCTCCCAGGCCCTCGTGGGCGCCAAGAAGCCTACTGGAGCCGTCCCCAGGGGGCATATGCCTAGGCCTCCCCCAGTGCCTGACTATGAGCT TAAATACCCACCAGTGAGCAGTGAGAGGGAACGGAGCCGCTATGCCGCAGTGTTCCAGGACCAATATGGAGAGTTCCTGGAGCTCCAGCAGGAGGTGGGATCCGCACAGGCAAAGCTCCAACAGCTGGAAGCCCTGCTGAGCTCGCTGCCCCGGCCCCAAAGCCAG AAGGAAGCTAAAGTTGCAGCCCGTGTCTGGAGGGAGTTTGAGAAGAAGCGAACA GACCCTGGCTTCCTGGACAAGCAGGTGCGTTGTCACTACCTGAAGGGTAAACTGAGGCATCTCAAGAACCAGATCCAGAAATTTGACGACCAAAGAGACAGCGAGGGCTCTGTGTACTTCTGA